The genomic window AGCTTTAAGGATTTCTGAAGAAGTACTTCTTCCGATTCCGTAGATGTAAGTTAAACCGATAACGCCTCTTTTGTTTTTTGGTAAATCAATACCTGAAATTCTCGCCATAATTTAATGTTAGCCTTGTCTTTGTTTAAATTTTGGGTTTTTCTTGTTGATTACGAACAGTACACCTTTTCTGCGTACGATCTTGCAATCAGCGCTTCTTTTTTTAATTGATGCTCTTACTTTCATTTTGTTTGATAGTATTTATTTTTTTAACAATAGCCAAACAGAACTTACGCTCCATTTGGCATTGTTTTTTAATATCTGAATGTAATTCTCCCTTTGGTTAAATCGTAAGGAGACATTTCCAGTTTCACCTTATCACCAGGTAAAAGTTTAATATAATGCATTCGCATTTTACCGGAAATATGAGCAATGAGTACATGCCCATTTTCAAGCTCTACACGGAACTGGGCGTTGGAAAGTGCTTCCGTAATCACGCCGTCTTGTTCAATATGTTTTTGTTTCGCCATAAATTAATATCCAGTCGTTCTTGATAATTTAGACTGCATTAACCCATCATAATGATGGTTCAGCAGATAAGTATTAATCTGTTGAACGGTATCTAAAATTACTCCAACCATAATCAATAGTGATGTTCCCCCGAAAAATAGGGCGAACGCATCTGTCTGAACAAAGGTTCCATGCACAATTGCTGGAAGGATTGCAAAGATAGACAAAAATATTGCACCTGGCAAGGTAATTTTTGATAAAATATCATCTAAATAATCAGCCGTTTCTTTTCCCGGTCTTACTTTAGGTACCAGACCTCCATTTCTCTTCAAATCATCAGCCATCTGGTTTACCGGAATCGTAATTGCAGTATAGAAAAACGAGAAGATAATAATCAATAGCGCGAACAATACATTGTACTGCCAGCTAAAAACATTCTTGAAACCTGCAAGAAAAGTATTGGATTCATCTACTTTCGTCAATAGCCCCGGAACGAACATCAATGCCTGCGCAAAGATGATCGGCATTACACCGGCTGCATTTACTTTCAATGGAATCCACTGTCTTGCTCCCTGCATGAGATTTCTGTTTACACCTCCTCTTGCCTGAGCTCTGCTTACATACTGGATCGGGATTTTTCTTACCGCAACGGATAATACCACTGCCAGAAGAACCACCAGCATCCAGAAGATTACTTCAATAAGGATCATGATTGATCCCATTCCTCCTTTTCCGTTCTGCACGGCCATTTCCTGCACGAATGCTTCAGGCAGTCTTGAAAGGATCCCTACCATAATCAGGATAGAGATACCGTTCCCGATACCTTTGTCGGTGATTTTCTCACCCAACCACATTGCGAACACTGAACCGGCAACCAAAATAACAATACTTGGCAGCCAGAACATGATGGAATTCGGCTCTACATAGTAGGCAGACTGGAACTGAGCATATGGTAAAAACAGCTGAGTGATCGAGGTTAAATAAGAAGGGGCCTGTACAAGACAAACTCCGATTGTTAACCATCTGGTGATCTGGTTCAGGGTATTTCTACCGGACTCTCCATCTTTCTGAAGCTTCTGAAGATAAGGAATAGCCATCCCCATCAACTGAACAATAATAGAAGCAGAAATATAAGGCATGATTCCTAACGCCATTACGGAAGCGTGGCTGAAAGCCCCCCCCGTAAACGACGAAAGCAAGCCAAGGAGACCTGCTCCTTGCTTGTTACCGCCTTGATTTTTATAATGCTCTAAGAGATCCCCTACTTCTGCAAGGTTAATTGCAGGTAAAGAGATATAAGATGCGAATCTATACACAAGAATAATCCCTAAAGTGAAGATAATTTTATCCCGTAGTTCTTTAAGGCTCCAAATATTTTTGAGTGTTTGTATAAATTCTTTCATTAGTAATTATTATAAGGTAATTGCTTTTCCACCTGCTTTAGAGATCAACTCTTCAGCAGATTTAGTGAATTTGTCAGCAGAGATTGAAACCGCAGATTTCAATTCTCCTCTACCCATAATTTTCACTAATTCGTTTTTAGAAATTAAACCGTTCTCGATCATTACCTCTCTTGTAATATCTCCAGTGATGGATTTATTTTCAATTAAAGTCTGGATCGTATCAAGGTTAATTCCTCTAAACTCTTTTCTGTTTACGTTTTTGAATCCGAATTTAGGTAATCTTCTTTGTAA from Chryseobacterium sp. SORGH_AS_0447 includes these protein-coding regions:
- the rpmJ gene encoding 50S ribosomal protein L36, coding for MKVRASIKKRSADCKIVRRKGVLFVINKKNPKFKQRQG
- the infA gene encoding translation initiation factor IF-1 translates to MAKQKHIEQDGVITEALSNAQFRVELENGHVLIAHISGKMRMHYIKLLPGDKVKLEMSPYDLTKGRITFRY
- the secY gene encoding preprotein translocase subunit SecY — encoded protein: MKEFIQTLKNIWSLKELRDKIIFTLGIILVYRFASYISLPAINLAEVGDLLEHYKNQGGNKQGAGLLGLLSSFTGGAFSHASVMALGIMPYISASIIVQLMGMAIPYLQKLQKDGESGRNTLNQITRWLTIGVCLVQAPSYLTSITQLFLPYAQFQSAYYVEPNSIMFWLPSIVILVAGSVFAMWLGEKITDKGIGNGISILIMVGILSRLPEAFVQEMAVQNGKGGMGSIMILIEVIFWMLVVLLAVVLSVAVRKIPIQYVSRAQARGGVNRNLMQGARQWIPLKVNAAGVMPIIFAQALMFVPGLLTKVDESNTFLAGFKNVFSWQYNVLFALLIIIFSFFYTAITIPVNQMADDLKRNGGLVPKVRPGKETADYLDDILSKITLPGAIFLSIFAILPAIVHGTFVQTDAFALFFGGTSLLIMVGVILDTVQQINTYLLNHHYDGLMQSKLSRTTGY
- the rplO gene encoding 50S ribosomal protein L15, which translates into the protein MNLNNIKPAAGSTFNSKRIGRGQGSGKGGTSTKGHKGQKARAGYSQKIGFEGGQMPLQRRLPKFGFKNVNRKEFRGINLDTIQTLIENKSITGDITREVMIENGLISKNELVKIMGRGELKSAVSISADKFTKSAEELISKAGGKAITL